A single region of the Arthrobacter sp. zg-Y820 genome encodes:
- a CDS encoding amino acid ABC transporter ATP-binding protein, with product MSKIVTRGLRKSYGSNEVLKGLDVSVAEGEVVCVIGPSGSGKSTFLRCLNKLEDITAGEVEVNGYSLTDPKVDLNKVRQNIGMVFQHFNLFPHMSVLQNVMLAPLELKKGSKAEVRANALRLLEQVGLADKADARPAQLSGGQKQRVAIARALAMAPDIMLFDEATSALDPEMVGEVLQVIRDLAKAGMTMVVVTHEMGFAREVADRVIFMADGVIVEEGVPEDLFSRPEQPRLQDFLAKVL from the coding sequence GTGAGCAAGATCGTAACCCGCGGACTGCGCAAGTCCTACGGATCCAACGAGGTCCTCAAGGGCCTGGACGTCTCCGTCGCCGAGGGCGAGGTGGTGTGCGTGATCGGCCCGTCCGGTTCGGGCAAGTCCACCTTCCTGCGCTGCCTGAACAAGCTCGAGGACATCACGGCCGGCGAGGTCGAGGTCAACGGCTACAGCCTGACCGACCCGAAGGTGGACCTGAACAAGGTCCGCCAGAACATCGGCATGGTCTTCCAGCACTTCAACCTGTTCCCGCACATGAGCGTGCTGCAGAACGTCATGCTCGCGCCGCTGGAACTGAAGAAGGGTTCCAAGGCAGAGGTCCGCGCGAACGCCCTGCGCCTCCTGGAACAGGTGGGACTGGCCGACAAGGCCGACGCCCGCCCGGCGCAGCTTTCGGGCGGCCAGAAGCAGCGTGTGGCCATTGCGCGGGCGCTGGCCATGGCTCCGGACATCATGCTCTTCGACGAAGCCACCTCCGCGCTTGATCCGGAAATGGTCGGCGAGGTCCTGCAGGTCATCCGCGACCTGGCCAAGGCCGGCATGACCATGGTCGTCGTGACCCACGAGATGGGCTTTGCCCGCGAAGTGGCAGACCGCGTGATCTTCATGGCTGACGGCGTCATCGTGGAAGAGGGCGTGCCGGAGGACCTCTTCTCCCGGCCCGAGCAGCCCCGGCTGCAGGACTTCCTGGCCAAGGTGCTCTAG
- a CDS encoding amino acid ABC transporter substrate-binding protein/permease, with amino-acid sequence MLLGVPATGAFAADTTGGVSGQSFAVGTDTTFAPFEFRQDGELVGIDMDLINAIAEEEGFSVDIRSLGFDAALQSLQSNQVDGVIAGMSITEERQKVFDFSDPYFESGIQMAVAETNDEVSSYEDLAGKRVAVKTGTEGQTFAESIKDEYGFSVVAFAQSAQMYDDVKSGGSVAVFDDYPVLAYGVASGNGLKTVTEKEAGSSYGFAVNKGTNPELLEAFNAGLAELKASGEYDEIIDRYLDAGAKDSSFWSLVTDNAPAFAKGMGLTLLATALSLVFALVLGVLFGFFKVGNNVILRGIATTYVAIFRGTPVLVQAFFFYFGLPQLIGQPVDVLTAGVLTLSLNAGAYMTEIVRGGIQSVDPGQMEASRSLGLGYGKTMQKVIIPQAVKIMTPSFINQFVITLKDTSLLAVIGFAELTYQAQQIYAVNFRTAEVLLIVAALYFIVITLLTKLADVLDKRFNK; translated from the coding sequence CTGCTCCTTGGCGTCCCCGCAACCGGGGCCTTCGCAGCAGATACCACCGGCGGCGTCTCGGGCCAGAGCTTCGCCGTCGGCACCGACACCACGTTCGCCCCCTTCGAATTCCGCCAGGACGGCGAACTCGTGGGCATCGACATGGACCTCATCAACGCGATTGCCGAGGAGGAGGGATTCAGCGTCGACATCCGCTCCCTCGGTTTTGACGCGGCCCTGCAGTCCCTGCAATCCAACCAGGTGGACGGCGTCATCGCGGGCATGTCCATCACCGAGGAACGCCAGAAGGTCTTCGACTTCTCGGACCCCTACTTCGAATCCGGCATCCAGATGGCTGTCGCGGAGACGAACGACGAGGTTTCCAGCTACGAGGACCTGGCCGGCAAGCGCGTGGCGGTCAAGACCGGCACCGAGGGCCAGACCTTCGCAGAATCCATCAAGGACGAGTACGGCTTCAGCGTGGTGGCGTTCGCGCAGTCCGCGCAGATGTACGACGACGTGAAGTCCGGCGGTTCCGTGGCAGTCTTCGACGACTACCCGGTGCTGGCCTACGGCGTCGCTTCCGGCAACGGGCTGAAGACCGTCACGGAGAAGGAAGCCGGTTCCTCCTACGGCTTCGCCGTGAACAAGGGGACCAACCCCGAACTGCTGGAGGCCTTCAATGCCGGCCTGGCCGAGCTGAAGGCCAGCGGTGAATACGACGAGATCATCGACCGCTACCTGGACGCCGGTGCCAAGGATTCCAGCTTCTGGTCGCTGGTCACCGACAACGCCCCGGCCTTCGCCAAGGGCATGGGCCTGACCCTGCTGGCAACCGCCCTGTCGCTGGTCTTCGCCCTGGTGCTAGGTGTGCTCTTCGGCTTCTTCAAGGTTGGCAACAACGTCATCCTGCGCGGCATCGCGACCACCTACGTGGCGATCTTCCGCGGCACTCCGGTGCTGGTCCAGGCGTTCTTCTTCTACTTCGGGCTGCCGCAGCTGATCGGCCAGCCGGTGGACGTGCTGACCGCCGGCGTGCTGACCCTGTCGCTGAACGCGGGCGCCTACATGACCGAAATCGTGCGCGGCGGCATCCAGTCGGTGGATCCGGGCCAGATGGAAGCCTCCCGCAGCCTGGGCTTGGGCTACGGCAAGACCATGCAGAAGGTCATTATTCCGCAGGCCGTGAAGATCATGACGCCGTCCTTCATCAACCAGTTCGTCATCACCCTGAAGGACACCTCACTGCTGGCCGTGATCGGTTTCGCCGAACTCACCTACCAGGCCCAGCAGATCTACGCCGTGAACTTCCGGACCGCCGAGGTGCTGCTGATCGTTGCGGCCCTGTACTTCATCGTCATCACGCTGCTGACCAAGCTGGCGGATGTTCTGGATAAGAGGTTTAACAAGTGA
- the panB gene encoding 3-methyl-2-oxobutanoate hydroxymethyltransferase, whose product MTDAEHPAPYTAGPASSAAPGKPAGPRRIRIPHLQQIKDSGQHFAMLTAYDQYTAAIFDEAGIEVLLVGDSAANNVMGHATTLPITLDEMIVFARSVTSGASRALVVCDLPFGSYEISPAQAVESSIRLLKEGLVHAVKMEGGAFYAPHVSALVAAGIPVMAHVGFTPQSEHALGGYRVQGRGDARRTVLDDAAALAEAGAFCVLMEMVPADVAAEVDAAVAVPTIGIGAGNATTGQVLVWQDMAGMRGDKLPRFVKQFADVRSVLSSAARAYADEVRSGTFPGPEHSF is encoded by the coding sequence ATGACCGACGCCGAACACCCCGCCCCCTACACTGCCGGACCTGCCAGCTCCGCTGCCCCCGGGAAACCCGCCGGACCGCGCCGGATCCGCATCCCGCACCTGCAGCAGATCAAGGATTCAGGACAGCATTTCGCGATGCTCACCGCCTATGACCAGTACACCGCCGCCATCTTCGACGAGGCCGGCATCGAGGTGCTGCTGGTGGGTGATTCGGCGGCGAACAACGTCATGGGCCACGCCACCACGCTGCCGATCACGCTCGACGAGATGATCGTGTTCGCACGTTCGGTGACGTCCGGAGCGAGCCGCGCCCTGGTGGTCTGCGACCTGCCCTTCGGCTCCTACGAGATCTCCCCCGCGCAGGCCGTCGAGTCCTCCATCCGCCTCCTCAAGGAGGGGCTGGTGCACGCGGTCAAGATGGAGGGCGGTGCGTTTTACGCGCCGCACGTCAGCGCTCTGGTGGCCGCGGGGATTCCGGTGATGGCGCATGTGGGCTTCACGCCGCAGAGTGAGCATGCCCTGGGCGGCTATCGGGTGCAGGGCCGCGGCGACGCGCGCCGGACAGTGCTCGACGACGCCGCCGCCCTGGCCGAGGCGGGAGCCTTCTGTGTCCTGATGGAAATGGTGCCGGCCGACGTCGCCGCCGAGGTGGATGCCGCCGTTGCCGTTCCCACCATCGGCATCGGCGCCGGCAACGCCACCACCGGGCAGGTCCTGGTCTGGCAGGACATGGCCGGAATGCGCGGGGACAAGCTGCCGCGTTTCGTCAAGCAGTTTGCGGATGTCCGCTCGGTCCTGTCCTCCGCGGCACGCGCCTACGCCGATGAAGTGCGCAGCGGCACGTTCCCGGGGCCGGAGCACAGCTTCTAG
- a CDS encoding NUDIX domain-containing protein has product MEKSTSTKAVCYVVCQEHLLVFTHLDVPLEVAGVQVPAGTVRPGEAPAAAAVREVREETGLGATVVRNLGTAAYDYSPARFEIATRHFFLLTTAARPLSERWQAGEDDPEHGGGPKRWECWWMPLSQAHVLAGGLGSMVGALYA; this is encoded by the coding sequence ATGGAGAAGAGCACCAGCACCAAAGCCGTCTGCTATGTGGTCTGCCAGGAACACCTGCTGGTTTTCACCCATCTCGATGTTCCGTTGGAAGTGGCCGGCGTCCAGGTGCCGGCGGGAACGGTGCGCCCTGGGGAGGCTCCGGCAGCAGCGGCGGTTCGGGAAGTGCGGGAGGAAACCGGTCTGGGTGCGACAGTGGTGCGGAACCTGGGGACCGCGGCGTACGACTATTCCCCGGCCCGGTTCGAAATAGCCACCCGCCATTTTTTCCTCCTCACCACCGCTGCACGTCCCCTCAGTGAACGCTGGCAAGCCGGTGAAGACGATCCCGAACACGGCGGCGGGCCGAAACGCTGGGAGTGTTGGTGGATGCCGCTGTCCCAGGCTCACGTCCTGGCCGGCGGGCTCGGCTCAATGGTGGGCGCCCTATACGCGTAA
- a CDS encoding PadR family transcriptional regulator encodes MAKQMTEMLKGTLEGIVLAILAVRPAYGYEITARLREQGFSDIVEGTVYALLVRIERRGLVDVEKVPSEKGPPRKVYSLNALGGEYLEEFWGSWGFLAERIEQLRRRINNPQQGE; translated from the coding sequence GTGGCCAAGCAGATGACCGAGATGCTCAAGGGCACTCTTGAGGGCATCGTCCTGGCGATCCTGGCCGTGCGGCCGGCGTACGGCTACGAGATCACGGCCCGGCTGCGCGAGCAGGGTTTCTCGGACATCGTCGAGGGCACGGTCTACGCACTGCTGGTTCGAATCGAGAGACGCGGCCTCGTGGATGTCGAAAAGGTCCCCTCGGAAAAGGGCCCGCCCCGCAAGGTTTATTCGCTCAACGCCCTGGGCGGAGAGTACCTCGAGGAGTTTTGGGGTTCATGGGGATTCCTCGCAGAACGGATCGAACAGCTCCGCCGCCGGATCAACAACCCGCAGCAAGGAGAGTAG
- a CDS encoding bifunctional [glutamine synthetase] adenylyltransferase/[glutamine synthetase]-adenylyl-L-tyrosine phosphorylase: protein MSLTRRLIAAGFTDLEKSSRFLQAPELEGLDEAVLFTGFLQAADPDLALQSLVRLLDRVPELRELVEGGEEASEALFRLLGASEALAEFLMRHPEAADSLRVPLRAEPAEVPGDILRASLLESVKAGTGDAPVAGLTGTEAYVALRARYRKHLLDLAVRDLGAASPADVLPAVGRELADLAGAALEAALAVSRAELAASYSAEDISRVRLAVIAMGKCGARELNYISDVDVIYVMESAGLDETLAAKIGTALAAGISRAINASAPEPALWEVDTNLRPEGKDGPLVRTLDSHLSYYTRWAHTWEFQALLKARAAAGDPDLGRRYEEAVAPLIWSSTEREGFVESVQAMRRRVTDNIPGHEEARQLKLGSGGLRDVEFTVQLLQLVHGRTDETLRVRATTAAIAALSEGGYIGRSDAVDLDAAYRYLRVLEHRIQLVHMRRTHLMPDTEPALRALAKAASGSLAVGRPTAERLTDTWQRTKRLVRRLHESIFYRPLLNTASNLSVDEVKLSPAAAQARLAALGYADPKGAMRHIEALTVGISRRAALQRQLLPVLLGWLADGVDPDAGLLGFRRLSESLGETHWYLGMLRDSSAAGERLCSILSSSRFITDLLEVSPEATAWLATDKDLTPLSFDAQWQEIRSKMSRHPDPRAAMRLVRLIRRREMLRIALADSAGLLTQEEVGRALADADRAAVLGALHVAEGEVFAGEEKLTDMLVVAMGRQGGREIGYGSDADVLYVHRAVPGADPGAAQSQAERIVGQLSALLQQPCTPAILAEKVLVLDAGLRPEGRNGPLVRSLGSYREYYSRWSLIWEAQALVRARPMAGSDDLAEDFIDLIDPIRYSAGVSENDIREIRRIKARVENERLPRGADSSRQLKLGRGALSDVEWLVQLLQLEYAGTHPELRTTATLPALDAIAAAGLLPEADTAILREAWLLASRIRSANVIRGGRNPDVLPSSRRELEAVARWCGYGAGQGGVLEENYLRITRRSRAVFERWFYGYNSH, encoded by the coding sequence ATGAGTCTCACCCGCCGGCTGATTGCCGCAGGCTTCACGGACCTGGAAAAAAGCAGCCGCTTCCTGCAGGCGCCCGAACTCGAGGGGCTGGACGAAGCGGTGCTGTTCACCGGGTTCCTGCAGGCCGCGGACCCGGACCTGGCCCTGCAGTCACTGGTGCGGCTGCTGGACCGGGTGCCCGAGCTGCGCGAGCTGGTCGAAGGCGGCGAAGAGGCAAGCGAAGCCCTCTTCCGGCTGCTGGGCGCCTCCGAGGCGCTGGCCGAATTCCTCATGCGCCACCCCGAGGCCGCCGACAGCCTGCGGGTGCCGCTGCGCGCTGAACCGGCGGAGGTACCGGGAGACATCCTCCGCGCGTCGCTGCTGGAATCGGTCAAGGCCGGCACCGGGGACGCTCCGGTGGCGGGCCTGACGGGGACCGAGGCGTACGTGGCCCTGCGTGCGCGGTACCGCAAGCACCTGCTGGACCTGGCCGTGCGCGACCTGGGGGCGGCGTCGCCCGCCGATGTCCTGCCCGCCGTCGGGCGCGAGCTCGCTGACCTGGCCGGCGCCGCCCTGGAGGCCGCGCTGGCGGTCTCCCGCGCGGAACTCGCCGCCAGCTATTCGGCGGAGGACATTTCCCGGGTGCGCCTTGCCGTGATTGCCATGGGCAAGTGCGGAGCCCGGGAGCTGAACTACATTTCCGACGTCGATGTCATCTACGTGATGGAATCCGCCGGGCTCGACGAGACCCTGGCCGCGAAAATCGGCACCGCTCTCGCCGCCGGCATCTCCCGTGCGATCAACGCCTCGGCGCCCGAGCCGGCGCTGTGGGAGGTGGACACCAACCTGCGGCCCGAGGGCAAGGACGGCCCGCTGGTGCGCACCCTGGACTCCCACCTGAGCTACTACACCCGCTGGGCGCACACCTGGGAGTTCCAGGCGCTGCTCAAGGCCCGCGCCGCCGCCGGGGATCCCGACCTGGGCCGGCGCTACGAGGAAGCCGTGGCCCCGCTGATCTGGTCCAGCACCGAACGCGAGGGTTTCGTGGAGTCGGTCCAGGCCATGCGCCGCAGGGTGACCGACAACATTCCCGGCCACGAGGAGGCCCGCCAGCTGAAGCTGGGCAGCGGCGGCCTGCGCGACGTCGAATTCACCGTCCAGCTGCTGCAGCTGGTGCACGGCCGGACCGATGAAACGCTGCGGGTGCGCGCCACGACGGCTGCCATCGCGGCCCTGAGTGAGGGCGGCTACATCGGGCGCAGCGACGCCGTCGACCTCGACGCCGCCTACCGCTACCTGCGCGTCCTGGAGCACCGCATCCAGCTGGTGCATATGCGCCGCACGCACCTGATGCCGGACACCGAACCGGCCCTGCGCGCCCTGGCCAAGGCCGCCAGCGGTTCGCTCGCCGTAGGCCGGCCCACCGCCGAACGGCTGACCGACACCTGGCAGCGCACCAAGCGCCTCGTCCGCCGGCTGCACGAAAGCATCTTCTATCGCCCGCTGCTGAACACCGCCTCCAACCTCAGCGTGGACGAGGTCAAGCTCTCTCCGGCCGCCGCACAGGCCCGGCTCGCAGCGCTGGGTTATGCGGATCCGAAGGGGGCCATGCGGCACATCGAGGCCCTCACCGTCGGGATCAGCCGCCGCGCCGCCCTCCAGCGCCAGCTGCTGCCGGTGCTGCTGGGCTGGCTGGCCGACGGCGTGGACCCCGACGCCGGGCTGCTGGGCTTCCGGCGGCTGAGCGAGTCGCTGGGGGAGACGCACTGGTACCTGGGGATGCTGCGTGATTCCTCGGCCGCGGGGGAGCGGCTGTGCTCCATCCTGTCGTCCAGCCGGTTCATCACGGACCTGCTCGAGGTCTCGCCCGAAGCCACCGCCTGGCTGGCCACCGACAAGGACCTGACCCCGCTGTCGTTTGACGCGCAGTGGCAGGAAATCCGGTCCAAAATGTCCCGCCACCCCGATCCGCGGGCGGCCATGCGGCTGGTCCGCCTGATCCGGCGCCGGGAAATGCTGCGCATCGCGCTCGCCGACAGCGCCGGGCTGCTGACGCAGGAGGAAGTTGGCCGGGCGCTCGCCGACGCCGACCGGGCAGCGGTCCTGGGGGCGCTGCACGTCGCCGAGGGCGAGGTGTTCGCCGGCGAGGAGAAACTCACGGACATGCTGGTGGTGGCCATGGGCCGCCAGGGCGGCCGCGAAATCGGCTACGGGTCCGACGCCGACGTCCTGTACGTCCACCGTGCCGTGCCCGGGGCCGACCCGGGCGCTGCCCAGTCCCAGGCCGAACGCATTGTCGGCCAGCTCTCGGCCCTGCTGCAGCAACCGTGCACGCCGGCGATCCTGGCGGAAAAAGTGCTGGTCCTGGATGCCGGCCTGCGCCCGGAAGGGCGCAACGGTCCGCTGGTGCGCAGCCTGGGGTCCTACCGCGAGTACTACAGCCGCTGGTCGCTGATCTGGGAGGCGCAGGCACTGGTCCGCGCCCGCCCGATGGCCGGCAGCGACGACCTGGCCGAGGACTTCATCGACCTCATCGATCCCATCCGCTACTCAGCCGGCGTGAGCGAAAACGACATCCGCGAGATCCGCCGCATCAAGGCGCGGGTGGAAAATGAACGACTGCCCCGCGGGGCGGATTCCTCCCGGCAGCTGAAGCTCGGCCGCGGCGCCCTCAGCGACGTCGAGTGGCTGGTGCAGCTGCTGCAGCTCGAGTACGCCGGCACACATCCGGAGCTCCGGACCACCGCCACGCTGCCGGCGCTGGACGCAATCGCGGCTGCCGGCCTGCTGCCCGAGGCGGATACGGCCATCCTGCGGGAGGCTTGGCTGCTCGCCAGCCGGATCCGAAGCGCCAACGTCATCCGCGGCGGACGGAACCCCGACGTGTTGCCTTCCTCACGTCGGGAGCTCGAGGCAGTGGCCCGCTGGTGCGGCTACGGCGCCGGCCAGGGAGGCGTTTTGGAGGAAAACTACCTACGAATCACGCGCCGATCGCGGGCAGTCTTCGAACGCTGGTTCTACGGCTACAACTCCCACTGA
- a CDS encoding DUF1048 domain-containing protein, which produces MAAKWIEQVTGSFEDKKRWRQYKARKEELPANYRTAVEGLERYFMYARPIANGRILVQMHDDLADLFERAAADETPIRDIVGNDPVEFADTFIQNYADGQWINKERKRLNDAIEQAAREP; this is translated from the coding sequence ATGGCCGCAAAATGGATCGAGCAGGTGACCGGCTCGTTCGAGGACAAGAAGCGCTGGCGACAGTACAAGGCCCGCAAGGAAGAGCTCCCCGCCAACTACCGCACGGCGGTCGAGGGACTTGAACGGTATTTCATGTACGCCCGGCCGATCGCCAACGGCAGGATCCTGGTCCAGATGCACGATGACCTCGCGGACCTGTTTGAACGAGCCGCTGCCGATGAGACACCAATCCGCGACATCGTCGGGAATGATCCGGTGGAATTTGCTGACACCTTTATCCAGAACTACGCGGACGGCCAGTGGATCAACAAGGAGCGAAAGCGCCTGAACGACGCGATAGAGCAGGCCGCCCGCGAGCCGTAA
- a CDS encoding SPOR domain-containing protein, with product MAEYWFNVVTHEVEKGPQSDWTKLLGPYSTPEEAELALQKVQQRNEAWDKEDEENRNW from the coding sequence ATGGCTGAGTACTGGTTCAATGTCGTCACCCACGAGGTCGAAAAGGGCCCCCAGTCCGACTGGACCAAGCTGCTGGGCCCGTACTCGACTCCCGAGGAAGCAGAACTGGCCCTGCAGAAGGTCCAGCAGCGCAATGAGGCCTGGGACAAGGAAGACGAAGAAAACCGCAACTGGTAG
- the glnA gene encoding type I glutamate--ammonia ligase, whose protein sequence is MNRQQEFVLRTIEERDVRFVRLWFTDVVGTLKSVALAPAEVEGAFEEGLGFDGSSIEGLARVFESDMLAQPDPSTFQILPWRGDSEQTSRMFCDILTPDGQPSAADPRNVLKRQLAKAADMGFTCYTHPEIEFYLLKSDELGPDGEPVPVDRAGYFDHVPGGVAQDFRRTAVSMLEAVGISVEFSHHEAGPGQNEIDLRYADALQTADNIMTFRTVVKEVALTTSCYATFMPKPFSDHPGSGMHTHLSLFEGDTNAFFEAGAEFQLSRTARQFIAGVLRHAPEFTAVTNQFVNSYKRLWGGGEAPSYVSWGHNNRSALVRVPLYKPGKGQSARIEYRGIDSAANPYLSYAVLLGAGLKGIEEGYELPAGAEDDVESLSAAERRAMGLDPLPASLHDAVRAMEESELVADILGEQVFENFLRNKRAEWNEYRQHVTQFELKKNLGIL, encoded by the coding sequence ATGAACCGCCAGCAGGAATTCGTTTTGCGCACCATCGAAGAGCGAGACGTCCGGTTTGTGCGGTTGTGGTTTACCGATGTTGTGGGCACGCTGAAGTCGGTGGCGCTGGCCCCCGCCGAGGTGGAAGGCGCCTTCGAGGAGGGCCTGGGCTTCGACGGTTCCTCGATCGAGGGCCTGGCCCGCGTCTTCGAGTCCGACATGCTGGCCCAGCCGGACCCCTCCACGTTCCAGATTCTGCCCTGGCGCGGTGACTCCGAGCAGACCTCCCGGATGTTCTGCGACATCCTCACCCCGGACGGCCAGCCCTCCGCGGCCGATCCCCGCAACGTCCTCAAGCGCCAGCTGGCCAAGGCCGCTGACATGGGCTTCACTTGCTACACCCACCCCGAGATCGAGTTCTACCTGCTGAAGTCCGATGAGCTCGGTCCCGACGGCGAGCCCGTCCCCGTGGACCGGGCCGGCTACTTCGACCACGTTCCCGGCGGCGTGGCCCAGGACTTCCGCCGCACGGCTGTCTCCATGCTCGAAGCCGTGGGCATCTCGGTGGAGTTCAGCCACCACGAGGCCGGCCCCGGCCAGAACGAAATTGACCTGCGCTACGCTGATGCGCTGCAGACGGCCGACAACATCATGACGTTCCGCACCGTGGTCAAGGAAGTGGCACTGACCACCAGCTGCTACGCCACGTTCATGCCCAAGCCGTTCTCCGACCACCCCGGTTCCGGCATGCACACGCACCTGTCCCTGTTCGAGGGCGACACCAACGCGTTCTTCGAAGCCGGAGCCGAGTTCCAGCTCTCCCGCACCGCCCGCCAGTTCATCGCCGGCGTGCTGCGCCACGCGCCGGAGTTCACCGCGGTGACGAACCAGTTCGTCAATTCCTACAAGCGGCTCTGGGGCGGCGGCGAAGCCCCGAGCTACGTGTCCTGGGGCCACAACAACCGCTCCGCCCTGGTCCGGGTTCCGCTGTACAAGCCGGGGAAGGGCCAGTCGGCGCGCATCGAATACCGCGGCATTGACTCAGCAGCCAACCCGTACCTGTCCTACGCCGTCCTGCTCGGCGCCGGGCTCAAGGGCATTGAAGAGGGCTACGAGCTGCCCGCCGGCGCAGAGGACGACGTCGAGAGCCTCTCGGCGGCCGAACGCCGCGCCATGGGCCTGGATCCGCTGCCGGCCTCGCTGCACGACGCCGTCCGGGCCATGGAAGAGTCCGAACTGGTGGCCGACATCCTGGGCGAGCAGGTCTTCGAGAACTTCCTGCGCAACAAGCGCGCCGAGTGGAACGAGTACCGCCAGCACGTCACGCAGTTTGAGCTGAAGAAAAACCTGGGCATTCTCTAG
- a CDS encoding DUF2510 domain-containing protein, with the protein MTSPLPGWYQDPLNPDQLKWWDGQQWSAHTMPLPAADTADSFSPVQPAAPTAREDQSPEAFDVPAAAEDVPSYPGSQGYPGGQQQAFPPYSGYPGQQSGHPGQAQGYTDQAGHVGYQNYQQGYAGSRPAYSGYPGYQGFPGYPARTRSNPVALTGFILGIVSLFLFFIPFVGTAVGLAAGAFSAIGLSNQSDRAPMYKVFGVIGLVLGIIFTLLSVLVLFVFLSSSLYY; encoded by the coding sequence ATGACATCGCCACTGCCCGGCTGGTACCAGGATCCGCTGAACCCGGACCAGCTGAAATGGTGGGATGGCCAGCAGTGGAGTGCTCACACCATGCCGCTGCCGGCGGCCGACACTGCCGACTCCTTCAGCCCGGTGCAGCCCGCAGCGCCCACGGCCCGGGAGGACCAATCCCCGGAGGCATTCGACGTCCCGGCCGCCGCCGAGGACGTGCCGTCTTATCCCGGCAGCCAGGGATATCCCGGCGGCCAGCAGCAGGCTTTTCCGCCCTATTCCGGCTATCCGGGGCAGCAGTCGGGCCATCCGGGGCAGGCCCAGGGCTATACGGACCAGGCCGGGCATGTTGGCTACCAGAACTACCAGCAGGGGTACGCCGGCTCCCGGCCCGCATACTCCGGCTACCCCGGATATCAGGGCTTTCCCGGCTATCCTGCGCGGACCCGCAGCAATCCTGTCGCCCTGACCGGCTTCATCCTGGGAATCGTATCCCTCTTCCTGTTCTTCATTCCGTTCGTGGGCACCGCCGTGGGTCTTGCCGCGGGAGCCTTTTCCGCCATCGGGCTGTCGAACCAGAGCGACCGGGCACCGATGTACAAGGTCTTCGGGGTCATCGGCCTGGTGCTGGGCATCATCTTCACGCTTTTGTCGGTCCTGGTCCTTTTCGTGTTCCTCTCCAGTTCCCTTTATTACTAG
- the map gene encoding type I methionyl aminopeptidase has product MPQTVATAPLGRLAPGTVSPRLPVPASIPRPEYVGKEAPTPFTGSEVKSAETIEKIRVASKIAAQAIVEVGKHIVPGVTTDELDRVGHEFLLDHHAYPSTLGYRGFPKSLCSSVNEVICHGIPDTTVLNDGDIINIDITAYLNGVHGDTNWTFLVGDVDEESRLLVERTSESLRRAIKAVMPGREINVIGRTIESYAKRFGYGVVRDFTGHGVGEAFHTGLIIPHYDAAPAYSRLIEPGMVFTIEPMLTLGTIEWDMWDDNWTVLTKDRKRTAQFEHTLLVTDTGAEILTLP; this is encoded by the coding sequence ATGCCCCAAACTGTTGCCACTGCACCCCTTGGCCGTCTCGCTCCGGGAACCGTGAGCCCGCGCCTGCCGGTTCCCGCGTCAATCCCGCGTCCGGAATACGTGGGCAAGGAAGCTCCCACCCCGTTCACCGGTTCCGAGGTCAAGTCCGCCGAGACCATCGAGAAAATCCGGGTCGCCAGCAAGATCGCCGCCCAGGCCATCGTGGAGGTCGGCAAGCACATCGTTCCCGGCGTCACCACCGATGAACTGGACCGTGTGGGCCACGAATTCCTGCTCGACCACCACGCCTACCCGTCAACCCTGGGCTACCGCGGCTTTCCCAAGTCCCTGTGCTCCTCGGTCAATGAGGTCATCTGTCACGGCATTCCCGACACCACGGTGCTGAACGACGGCGACATCATCAACATCGACATCACCGCCTACCTCAACGGCGTGCACGGCGACACGAACTGGACGTTCCTGGTGGGCGACGTGGACGAAGAGTCCCGCCTCCTGGTCGAGCGCACCTCCGAATCCCTGCGCCGGGCCATCAAGGCAGTCATGCCGGGCCGCGAGATCAACGTCATCGGCCGCACCATCGAGTCCTACGCAAAGCGCTTCGGCTACGGCGTGGTCCGCGATTTCACCGGCCACGGTGTGGGCGAGGCGTTCCACACCGGGCTCATCATTCCGCACTACGACGCCGCGCCGGCCTACAGCCGTCTCATTGAACCGGGAATGGTGTTTACCATTGAGCCTATGCTCACACTCGGCACCATCGAGTGGGACATGTGGGACGACAATTGGACCGTCCTGACCAAGGACCGCAAACGCACCGCCCAGTTTGAGCACACCCTGCTCGTGACGGACACCGGCGCCGAAATCCTGACCCTCCCTTAG